In Dethiosulfovibrio russensis, a single genomic region encodes these proteins:
- a CDS encoding MarR family winged helix-turn-helix transcriptional regulator, with protein MAMKELEKSYIPFQCMIVSDTNRFNVEGVSTAQYYILDTLNKQGPKTTKELAEMKGISQSGISKLTKRLLEKKYIIQERHSDDRRSYNIVLTSEGKKFLSRVEDLGSEIMNLIEEALTAEEVKSFSEMCNKVTKLYSDKQ; from the coding sequence ATGGCCATGAAAGAATTGGAAAAAAGTTATATTCCCTTTCAATGCATGATTGTTTCTGATACAAACCGTTTTAATGTTGAGGGGGTTTCAACGGCGCAATACTATATTCTGGATACGTTGAACAAGCAAGGGCCTAAGACTACGAAGGAACTTGCTGAAATGAAGGGTATTTCGCAATCTGGCATTTCCAAACTGACGAAACGTTTATTAGAAAAAAAGTACATCATTCAAGAGAGGCACAGTGATGATCGCCGTTCTTATAACATTGTACTTACCAGCGAAGGAAAAAAATTTCTTAGCCGTGTTGAAGACTTGGGAAGCGAAATTATGAATCTAATTGAAGAAGCATTAACAGCAGAAGAGGTAAAATCTTTTTCAGAAATGTGCAATAAGGTTACAAAATTATATTCCGATAAGCAGTGA
- a CDS encoding substrate-binding periplasmic protein, translating into MDYLKKFVLSVLFVCLAAGSVFAVGVDDIRFMTEELPPYNMKGDDGVATGIAVDVLAEMFKRVGSSRTAKDVEVLPWARGYKEVQSTPNTCLFSMTYTDERKPMFKWVGPLAASRTAVVALKSKGIKVGSEADLADLSAGVIKEDIGDILARKAGMTKVQIAANNLQNVKKLNSGRIDVWVYEESVAQWQLKDMGFDPADYETVFALSQSHLYYAFHKDTDQALIDQLQKVLDEMKADGSYQAILDKYLR; encoded by the coding sequence TTGGACTATCTGAAAAAGTTTGTGCTCTCGGTTTTATTCGTGTGTCTTGCGGCCGGCAGCGTTTTCGCAGTTGGAGTGGACGATATTCGTTTCATGACCGAAGAACTGCCGCCATACAACATGAAGGGCGACGATGGAGTCGCGACGGGAATAGCGGTGGACGTTCTGGCAGAGATGTTCAAGAGGGTGGGGTCTTCCAGGACCGCCAAGGATGTGGAGGTATTGCCCTGGGCCAGAGGCTACAAGGAGGTTCAATCGACTCCTAACACCTGTCTTTTCAGCATGACCTATACCGACGAGAGAAAACCCATGTTCAAGTGGGTAGGTCCTCTGGCAGCTTCCAGGACGGCGGTCGTAGCTCTCAAGAGCAAGGGCATAAAGGTCGGCTCCGAGGCCGATCTTGCCGATCTTTCCGCAGGGGTCATAAAGGAGGACATAGGCGATATCCTGGCCCGTAAGGCCGGTATGACCAAGGTTCAGATAGCGGCCAACAACCTTCAGAACGTCAAGAAACTGAACTCCGGTCGAATCGACGTTTGGGTCTACGAGGAAAGCGTCGCTCAGTGGCAGCTCAAGGATATGGGGTTCGATCCGGCGGACTACGAGACGGTCTTCGCCCTTAGCCAGAGCCACCTTTACTACGCCTTCCACAAGGACACCGACCAGGCTCTTATAGATCAACTCCAGAAGGTGCTGGACGAGATGAAGGCCGACGGATCCTACCAGGCGATATTGGACAAATATTTACGTTGA
- the cas7c gene encoding type I-C CRISPR-associated protein Cas7/Csd2 has protein sequence MSLSKKIDFALIFSVDRANPNGDPLNGNRPRIDYEGYGEVSDVCLKRKIRDRLLEDGHSIFVQSDQNRVDSMPSLRKRAESEEFGLGKDAFDSKKTKAEDLAKKACEKWLDVRTFGQLFAFGSDTKNGVSIPIRGPMTIQSAFSVEPVSVASIQITKSVSGDGDGSKRGSDTMGMKHRVDHGIYVTYGAISPQLAERTGFSDGDAEVIKRVLPKIFEGDASSARPEGSMSVIKVLWWEHSSKMGNFSSAKVHGTLTVNPDGSYEVDFLEGISLEEIDGF, from the coding sequence ATGAGCTTGAGCAAGAAAATTGATTTCGCCTTGATATTCTCTGTCGATAGAGCCAATCCTAACGGTGATCCGCTTAACGGCAATCGTCCCAGAATTGACTACGAAGGATACGGAGAGGTTTCAGACGTATGTCTTAAGCGAAAGATACGAGATCGCTTGCTGGAGGACGGACATTCTATATTCGTGCAGTCGGATCAAAATAGGGTAGATAGTATGCCTAGTTTGAGAAAGAGGGCAGAGTCGGAGGAGTTTGGCCTGGGGAAGGATGCGTTTGATTCTAAAAAGACTAAAGCTGAGGATCTCGCTAAAAAAGCCTGTGAAAAATGGTTAGACGTGAGAACCTTCGGACAACTCTTCGCTTTTGGGAGTGACACCAAGAACGGAGTTTCCATTCCTATTCGTGGTCCCATGACAATCCAGTCTGCCTTTTCCGTAGAGCCTGTATCTGTTGCAAGTATACAGATCACAAAAAGTGTAAGCGGGGATGGGGATGGCTCGAAAAGAGGCTCCGATACGATGGGGATGAAACATCGGGTCGATCATGGAATATACGTGACCTACGGTGCGATCAGTCCTCAGTTGGCAGAGAGAACTGGCTTTAGCGATGGGGATGCCGAAGTGATAAAAAGAGTTCTTCCCAAGATTTTCGAGGGTGATGCCTCATCCGCTAGGCCAGAGGGATCTATGTCTGTCATAAAAGTTCTCTGGTGGGAGCATTCTTCAAAGATGGGGAACTTTTCCTCGGCAAAAGTGCACGGAACCTTGACGGTGAACCCCGATGGGTCCTACGAAGTGGATTTTTTAGAGGGTATTTCTCTTGAGGAGATAGACGGTTTTTAA
- the cas2 gene encoding CRISPR-associated endonuclease Cas2 has translation MVLVTYDVNTVSVTGQKRLRHVAKLCENYGQRVQNSVFECLVDPNQWVQLKNGLVKLIDEEKDSLRFYLLGANWKRRVEHIGTRPGYDPEGSLIV, from the coding sequence ATGGTATTGGTTACCTACGATGTTAATACCGTATCCGTTACCGGTCAGAAAAGGCTGCGTCATGTCGCTAAATTGTGCGAAAATTATGGGCAAAGAGTGCAGAATTCGGTTTTCGAGTGTCTGGTAGATCCAAATCAGTGGGTTCAACTTAAAAATGGTTTAGTGAAATTGATAGATGAGGAGAAAGACAGCTTGCGGTTTTATCTTTTAGGGGCTAACTGGAAAAGGCGGGTAGAGCATATCGGAACGAGACCCGGCTATGATCCGGAGGGCTCTCTCATTGTCTGA
- the cas5c gene encoding type I-C CRISPR-associated protein Cas5c, with amino-acid sequence MRYDMPKNGLSFLLWGRYAMFTDPITRIGGEKCSYHIPTYEALKGVLKSIYWKPTIIWHVDKVRVMSSFRTQTKGTKPLKWGGGNDLSIYTFLHEVSYQVVAHFEWNEHRPELAGDRIDGKHYNIAKRSLDRGGRQDVFLGTRDCQGYVEPCVFGEGSGDYDDLDELAFGLMFHGFDYPDETGEEKLYSRFWYPVMEKGIVTFPRPENCPVKRYIRPMEPKSFSEGNNFRNVDEEEHCHELDG; translated from the coding sequence ATGAGATACGACATGCCTAAAAACGGTCTCAGCTTTTTGTTGTGGGGAAGATATGCCATGTTCACCGACCCTATAACGAGGATAGGTGGGGAAAAGTGCTCGTATCATATCCCCACTTACGAGGCTCTGAAGGGAGTCCTCAAATCGATATATTGGAAGCCAACGATAATTTGGCATGTCGATAAAGTGAGGGTGATGAGCTCTTTTCGCACTCAGACAAAGGGTACCAAGCCTCTTAAGTGGGGTGGTGGAAACGATTTGTCCATATATACCTTTCTGCATGAGGTTTCGTACCAGGTAGTGGCCCATTTCGAGTGGAACGAACACAGACCTGAACTGGCCGGTGACCGTATAGACGGAAAGCATTACAACATAGCTAAGCGATCTCTGGATCGAGGGGGTAGGCAGGATGTCTTTTTAGGGACCAGAGATTGCCAGGGATACGTGGAGCCCTGTGTTTTCGGCGAAGGTTCGGGTGATTATGACGATCTGGACGAACTGGCTTTTGGTCTGATGTTCCATGGTTTCGACTACCCCGACGAGACGGGGGAGGAGAAGCTGTACAGTCGTTTCTGGTATCCGGTTATGGAGAAAGGGATAGTGACCTTCCCCCGTCCGGAGAACTGCCCGGTGAAGAGATATATCCGTCCTATGGAGCCAAAATCTTTCTCTGAGGGGAATAATTTCCGGAACGTGGATGAAGAGGAGCATTGCCATGAGCTGGATGGGTAA
- the cas1c gene encoding type I-C CRISPR-associated endonuclease Cas1c produces MKKLLNTLFVMTQGAYLAKKGETVVVKVEREERLRLPIHNLEGICCFGNVSCSPFLMGLCGERGIGLSFFSESGRFMARSIGPISGNVLLRKAQYRFSEDGDKASKLARNMIVAKIANCRTSIRRGIRDAHVLDNGVLETCSDRLTVILAELKKTINLASLRGKEGEAARAYFSAFGNLITSQSEDFSFHGRNRRPPLDNVNALLSFVYTLLCHDVSSALESVGLDPQVGFLHRDRPGRPSLALDLMEELRPLIADRLVISLINRRQVSPSGFIVRESGGVTMNEETRKKVLGAYQKRKQDEFRHPFLDEKISLGLLPYCQSLLLARFLRGDLPEYPPLRWR; encoded by the coding sequence TTGAAAAAGCTACTAAATACTCTTTTTGTAATGACTCAAGGGGCATATCTAGCTAAAAAGGGAGAGACCGTTGTCGTCAAAGTCGAAAGGGAGGAACGTCTTCGACTTCCTATCCACAATCTTGAGGGTATCTGTTGTTTTGGAAACGTTTCCTGTAGTCCTTTTCTGATGGGTCTCTGCGGAGAGCGAGGTATCGGTTTATCGTTCTTTTCCGAAAGTGGTAGGTTTATGGCTCGTTCGATTGGTCCGATTTCCGGTAATGTTCTACTCAGGAAGGCTCAGTATCGGTTTTCGGAAGATGGTGATAAAGCCTCAAAATTAGCGAGGAATATGATAGTAGCCAAGATAGCTAACTGTCGTACCTCCATAAGGAGAGGTATAAGAGATGCCCATGTTCTAGATAATGGGGTCCTGGAGACGTGTTCCGATAGGTTGACAGTTATTTTGGCGGAGTTGAAAAAAACGATAAATCTAGCTTCTCTTAGAGGAAAAGAAGGAGAGGCTGCTAGGGCATATTTTTCCGCTTTCGGCAATTTGATAACCTCTCAGTCTGAGGATTTCTCCTTCCATGGCAGAAACCGCAGGCCTCCGCTGGATAACGTGAACGCGTTGTTGTCATTTGTGTATACATTGCTGTGTCACGATGTCTCAAGCGCTCTCGAAAGTGTGGGCTTGGATCCGCAGGTGGGTTTTTTGCACAGAGATCGACCTGGGAGACCCAGTCTTGCTTTGGATTTGATGGAGGAGCTGCGTCCCCTTATTGCAGATCGTCTTGTTATCTCGCTCATAAATAGAAGGCAGGTTTCTCCTAGCGGTTTTATCGTTAGAGAAAGCGGCGGAGTGACAATGAACGAAGAGACTCGGAAAAAAGTTTTAGGTGCATATCAAAAGAGGAAACAGGATGAATTTCGCCATCCTTTTCTGGATGAAAAAATCTCGCTGGGACTTCTGCCTTACTGTCAGTCGCTTCTGTTAGCTCGTTTTTTGAGAGGAGATCTGCCGGAATATCCGCCGTTGAGATGGCGGTAG
- a CDS encoding ATP-binding cassette domain-containing protein, giving the protein MGSTIVFSFNNPAGMCGHCQGLGKIEAIDIERLLDKSKSLNEGAIRFPTFEPGGWRLTRYIHSGFFDNDKKIKDYFTEELELLLHADGIKVTNPAPEWHKTSLYEGLIPRIERSFLKKEDGEKVRYTKKIERFVSRQVCPHCHGTRLNDKALSCKINGKSIAECADMQINELLDFVQSVHAPVATTIVSELMNRLQHMVSIGLDYLSLSRETSTLSGGEAQRIKMVCQLGSSLTDLAYIFDEPSIGLHPHDISKINDLMKLLRDKGNTVLIVEHDPDMIKIADHVIDMGPGAGIQGGQIVYQGDLQGLKTSGTLTGKYLSHTPELKSDVRTQKGWLSIQNAALHNLKNVSVKIPKGIMTVVTGVAGSGKSTLINQVLPQFYPETVFIDQKGIQASKRSNIATFTGIFDIIRKLFAESNGVSASLFSFNSQGACPVCKGLGVTHTDLAFMDTIVTVCEECHGNRYTDDVLRYKLRGKSISDVLKMTVSEALDFFQEKKILTVLKRLSDVGITYISLGQPLNTLSGGELQRIKLASELQNRGQIYVLDEPSTGLHMADIKQLIGVMDRLVERNSTLIAIEHNLDIICKADWIIDLGPYAGQNGGKIVFTGLPKDLIKCKNSMTGNHLKKYVMSV; this is encoded by the coding sequence ATGGGGTCCACCATAGTTTTCTCATTCAATAATCCAGCCGGAATGTGCGGCCATTGTCAAGGGCTAGGAAAAATTGAAGCGATTGATATTGAACGACTGCTGGATAAAAGCAAATCGCTGAACGAGGGAGCTATCCGATTTCCTACTTTTGAACCAGGTGGTTGGCGGCTGACACGTTATATTCATTCGGGTTTTTTTGATAACGACAAGAAAATCAAAGACTACTTTACCGAAGAGTTGGAACTTCTGCTCCATGCTGATGGCATCAAGGTGACAAATCCAGCTCCCGAATGGCATAAGACATCCCTTTATGAGGGACTGATTCCACGTATTGAGCGAAGTTTTCTTAAAAAGGAAGACGGCGAGAAAGTAAGATACACCAAGAAAATTGAACGTTTTGTTTCCAGACAGGTTTGCCCACACTGCCATGGAACACGTCTGAACGATAAGGCGCTGTCCTGTAAGATAAACGGCAAAAGCATTGCGGAATGTGCCGATATGCAGATAAACGAACTTTTGGATTTTGTCCAGTCGGTTCACGCTCCTGTGGCTACTACAATCGTTTCAGAGCTAATGAATCGTTTACAGCATATGGTTTCGATTGGACTTGACTATCTGAGCCTAAGCCGGGAAACATCCACCCTTTCAGGCGGGGAAGCCCAAAGAATCAAAATGGTTTGTCAGTTAGGCAGCAGTTTAACTGATCTCGCTTATATTTTTGATGAACCCAGTATAGGACTTCACCCTCATGATATAAGCAAAATAAATGATCTTATGAAGCTTTTGCGTGACAAAGGAAATACCGTGCTCATCGTCGAGCATGACCCGGACATGATAAAAATCGCAGACCATGTGATCGATATGGGGCCGGGTGCAGGAATTCAGGGAGGTCAAATTGTTTATCAGGGTGATTTGCAAGGCTTAAAAACTTCCGGTACGTTGACAGGTAAGTATTTATCGCATACACCCGAGTTGAAATCCGATGTACGTACCCAGAAAGGCTGGTTATCGATCCAGAATGCAGCACTTCATAATTTAAAGAACGTTTCAGTTAAAATACCCAAAGGTATAATGACTGTCGTTACCGGGGTTGCAGGGTCAGGAAAGAGCACACTGATCAACCAAGTGTTGCCGCAGTTTTATCCTGAAACTGTCTTCATTGATCAAAAAGGCATACAAGCATCAAAGCGTTCCAACATAGCAACCTTCACAGGTATCTTTGACATTATCAGAAAGCTGTTTGCAGAAAGTAACGGTGTCAGCGCGTCCCTTTTTAGTTTCAATTCGCAAGGAGCTTGTCCCGTTTGCAAAGGTTTAGGGGTTACTCATACAGACTTAGCATTTATGGATACCATTGTAACGGTATGTGAAGAATGCCATGGGAATCGTTACACTGATGATGTTCTGAGATACAAACTGAGAGGTAAGAGTATCAGCGATGTCCTTAAAATGACCGTATCAGAAGCTTTGGATTTCTTTCAAGAAAAAAAGATTTTAACAGTACTCAAAAGACTTTCGGATGTTGGTATTACTTATATTTCTTTAGGACAACCGTTGAACACACTTTCCGGCGGTGAGTTGCAACGAATTAAACTGGCCTCTGAACTACAAAATAGAGGACAGATTTATGTTTTGGACGAACCATCAACGGGTTTGCATATGGCTGATATAAAGCAGTTGATTGGTGTAATGGATCGACTCGTGGAACGAAATTCTACCCTTATTGCAATCGAACATAATTTGGATATCATCTGTAAGGCCGACTGGATTATCGATTTAGGCCCATATGCCGGACAGAACGGTGGTAAAATAGTATTTACAGGCTTGCCAAAGGATTTAATCAAGTGCAAGAATTCGATGACTGGAAATCACCTAAAAAAATATGTCATGAGCGTGTAG
- a CDS encoding GNAT family N-acetyltransferase, with translation MYLEETSKLPRKVVENLDGDIGNLKVYLVQDYNVNLLKRMVNFGLGIFGDLGMDEWGLVPQIRHGNVFVLKEEDKKRIIGLAILMRDWEDLEKCYLFDYAISEDLQGQGLGYHFLRAIVRNLRDQDFTKMGLTVDTENAPAIKLYKDKMGFEIVGENKDEYGEGHHRYIMELPFEKVK, from the coding sequence TTGTATTTAGAAGAAACTTCCAAACTGCCTCGCAAAGTCGTTGAAAATCTGGACGGAGACATCGGTAATCTGAAGGTCTACCTGGTTCAGGACTACAACGTCAACCTGTTGAAGAGAATGGTGAACTTCGGCCTCGGCATATTCGGAGACCTGGGTATGGACGAGTGGGGATTGGTGCCTCAGATACGTCACGGAAACGTCTTCGTCCTCAAGGAAGAGGACAAAAAGAGAATAATAGGCCTCGCCATCCTGATGAGGGACTGGGAGGATCTGGAGAAGTGCTATCTTTTTGACTACGCCATATCCGAGGATCTTCAGGGTCAGGGATTGGGCTATCATTTCCTCAGGGCCATAGTGAGGAACCTCAGAGACCAGGACTTCACCAAGATGGGGCTGACGGTAGACACGGAAAATGCTCCGGCCATAAAGCTGTACAAGGACAAAATGGGTTTCGAGATAGTCGGAGAGAACAAAGACGAGTATGGAGAGGGTCATCACCGTTACATCATGGAGCTGCCCTTCGAGAAGGTGAAATAA
- the cas8c gene encoding type I-C CRISPR-associated protein Cas8c/Csd1 produces MSWMGKLYDTYERAMELNILQEGKPIPEGHVVQNAHINIVLDGEGNFKRASVIGKVPVILPATEKSAGRTSGEAPHPLADKLQYVAGDYAKFGGKKTPYFDGYLEQLKKWRDFLRAHQDIAFSRVNAVYSYVSKGCVIDDLVKESVVWLDSKGKLACSTDQLSDEDQKKASLLRFLPKEKGEFEQGSALVCWTVEISHDLQSNTWKDLEIQRAWRDYLLSQETIKGLCYVTGKDVAIALNHPARLRNSGDKAKLISSNDKDGFTFRGKFFDSRKTIEKEGYQAANVGSSVSQRAHSALRWLIDRQGFKNGDQIVIAWAISGKKVPPPMESLPEFDFDDLGEGACETSDVDIRDMSPDLSSDLGQGFARKLTLYVNGYKSSLSPDESVVIMSIDSATPGRMGITYYRECFAHEYVERVAQWHSDFAWLQRKNDGGTGRGRYEDWEEFAPAPPLIVGCSYDESLKGNTKFKGFTYERILPAIVESRNIPYDIVASSVRKACAPRRASKKGGADYKEWEKTLGVACALYRGFFRRHENTDKRRYYSVGLDVENRSRSYLFGRLLAIADGMESFALIKSDETRPTSAERLMQRFASHPCSTWRTIELSLQPYMQRLLRSGHGGFITNRKRDLDSVMDLFDGADFSSDAPLKGEFLLGFHCQRLELLRKKDKSATDNSEGGNK; encoded by the coding sequence ATGAGCTGGATGGGTAAACTTTACGATACCTATGAAAGAGCTATGGAACTGAACATCCTCCAGGAGGGAAAGCCGATCCCGGAGGGACACGTAGTTCAAAACGCTCACATAAACATAGTGTTGGATGGCGAGGGGAATTTCAAGCGAGCCAGCGTGATTGGGAAAGTCCCGGTAATTCTACCGGCGACTGAAAAATCCGCTGGTAGAACCAGTGGAGAGGCCCCCCATCCTTTGGCTGACAAACTGCAATATGTGGCAGGTGACTATGCTAAATTTGGAGGTAAAAAAACCCCGTATTTTGATGGATACTTAGAACAACTTAAAAAATGGCGTGATTTTTTAAGGGCTCATCAGGATATCGCGTTTTCAAGGGTTAATGCAGTGTATAGCTATGTTAGTAAAGGATGTGTTATAGACGATCTCGTGAAAGAAAGCGTGGTCTGGCTGGATTCGAAGGGAAAACTGGCCTGTAGTACAGATCAACTTTCCGATGAGGATCAAAAGAAGGCTTCTTTATTGAGGTTTTTGCCTAAAGAGAAGGGAGAATTCGAACAAGGAAGTGCCTTAGTGTGTTGGACCGTAGAGATCTCCCATGATCTCCAATCCAACACATGGAAAGATTTAGAGATTCAGCGAGCCTGGAGGGATTATTTATTGTCCCAGGAAACGATTAAGGGCTTGTGCTATGTGACAGGAAAAGATGTTGCCATAGCCCTAAATCACCCGGCGAGGCTTCGTAATTCCGGAGACAAAGCAAAACTCATATCGAGCAACGATAAGGACGGTTTTACGTTTCGAGGAAAGTTTTTCGATAGTAGAAAAACTATCGAGAAAGAGGGCTATCAGGCAGCCAACGTAGGGAGTTCTGTCTCTCAAAGGGCTCACAGCGCTCTCCGCTGGCTCATAGATAGGCAGGGTTTCAAGAATGGAGATCAGATCGTTATTGCCTGGGCAATTAGCGGAAAAAAAGTTCCACCTCCGATGGAGTCTCTGCCGGAGTTTGATTTCGATGATCTAGGAGAAGGGGCATGCGAGACCTCCGATGTGGACATAAGGGACATGAGCCCTGATCTGTCCTCCGATCTTGGGCAGGGGTTTGCCAGAAAGCTGACTCTCTACGTGAATGGTTATAAAAGTTCTCTTTCTCCCGACGAGTCTGTGGTCATAATGTCTATCGATTCGGCTACGCCTGGAAGAATGGGCATCACATACTACAGAGAGTGCTTTGCCCATGAATATGTGGAGAGAGTCGCCCAATGGCATTCTGACTTCGCCTGGCTTCAGAGAAAGAACGATGGAGGAACTGGAAGAGGCAGATATGAGGATTGGGAGGAATTCGCCCCAGCTCCTCCTCTTATAGTTGGCTGTTCATACGACGAGTCTTTGAAGGGGAACACGAAGTTCAAGGGATTCACCTACGAGAGGATTTTGCCAGCGATAGTGGAGTCCAGAAACATCCCCTACGACATAGTCGCTTCATCAGTTCGAAAAGCCTGTGCTCCTAGGCGAGCCTCTAAGAAAGGTGGAGCTGATTACAAGGAGTGGGAGAAAACTTTAGGTGTCGCCTGTGCCCTTTACAGGGGCTTTTTCAGGCGACATGAGAATACAGACAAAAGGAGGTATTACTCCGTGGGATTGGATGTTGAGAACAGATCTAGAAGTTACCTTTTCGGGCGACTTCTTGCGATCGCCGATGGAATGGAGAGTTTTGCTCTTATCAAGTCCGATGAGACCAGACCAACATCGGCAGAAAGGTTAATGCAGCGTTTTGCCAGTCATCCCTGTTCGACCTGGAGGACCATAGAACTCTCCCTTCAACCCTATATGCAGAGGCTTTTGCGTAGCGGTCATGGCGGATTTATAACCAACAGGAAAAGGGATCTCGACTCGGTGATGGATCTTTTCGACGGTGCGGATTTCTCCAGCGATGCCCCTCTGAAAGGGGAGTTCTTGTTGGGGTTTCATTGTCAAAGGCTGGAATTGCTTAGAAAAAAGGATAAATCGGCTACCGATAATAGCGAGGGAGGGAACAAGTAA
- the cas4 gene encoding CRISPR-associated protein Cas4 gives MFSEEELLPISGLQHLAFCERQCALIHLERVWEENIFTSEGRILHEKAHTEEVEIRDGIRIARSLPLKSISYGLVGIADVVEFHPTSSREGVVLSGLAGSWLPYPVEYKRGRRKKDSCDKIQLCSQALCLEEMLNVDIPEGALFYGKSRRRLIVPIDKKLRNLTLDFIKKFRNLLAEGVTPKGDYGPKCDSCSLKEICLPQIKKSSSSLSRYLNSFFEEEDC, from the coding sequence TTGTTTTCCGAGGAAGAGCTCCTTCCAATCTCAGGATTGCAACATTTAGCTTTTTGCGAACGTCAATGTGCTTTGATTCACTTGGAGCGAGTATGGGAGGAAAACATCTTTACTTCTGAAGGACGGATTCTACATGAAAAGGCTCATACGGAAGAAGTTGAGATCAGAGACGGAATTCGAATTGCTAGATCGTTACCCTTAAAATCTATTTCATATGGTTTGGTTGGAATTGCAGATGTGGTGGAATTTCATCCAACCTCTTCTAGAGAGGGGGTAGTTTTATCGGGATTGGCTGGTAGCTGGTTGCCTTATCCTGTGGAATATAAAAGAGGACGTAGAAAAAAAGACTCCTGCGATAAGATACAGCTTTGTTCACAGGCCTTGTGTCTGGAGGAGATGTTGAATGTGGATATTCCAGAAGGAGCTCTTTTTTACGGTAAGAGTAGAAGGAGGCTTATTGTCCCAATCGATAAAAAACTACGTAATCTTACGCTGGATTTTATTAAAAAGTTTAGAAATCTCCTTGCTGAGGGAGTAACTCCTAAAGGGGATTACGGACCTAAATGCGATAGTTGTTCGTTGAAAGAAATTTGCCTGCCTCAAATTAAAAAGTCCAGCTCAAGTCTCTCCCGGTACTTAAATTCGTTTTTTGAGGAGGAAGACTGTTGA
- a CDS encoding substrate-binding periplasmic protein: MSYLKKFVLSVFFVCLTAGSVFAAGVDDIRFMTEEYPPFNMKGDDGVATGIAVDVLAEMFKRVGSSKTAKDVEVLPWARGYKEVQSTPNTSLFCMTRSEEREPLFKWVGPIASTRVVATALKSKGIAAGTASDLADLSAGVIKDDIGDQLAEKAGIKKIDRTANNGQNIKKLNSGRVDIWIYEENVALWQLKDMGFDPADYETVYVLEAGRLDYAFHKDTDQALIDQLQKVLDEMKADGSYKAIVDKYLR; the protein is encoded by the coding sequence TTGAGCTATCTGAAAAAGTTCGTGCTGTCGGTTTTTTTCGTATGTCTTACGGCCGGTAGTGTTTTTGCAGCAGGAGTGGACGACATCCGCTTTATGACAGAGGAATATCCTCCTTTCAACATGAAGGGAGACGACGGAGTCGCTACAGGAATAGCTGTGGACGTTTTGGCCGAGATGTTCAAGAGGGTGGGTTCTTCCAAGACTGCCAAGGACGTGGAGGTGCTGCCTTGGGCCAGGGGCTACAAGGAAGTTCAGTCTACACCTAACACCAGCCTTTTCTGTATGACTCGTTCCGAGGAAAGAGAACCGTTATTCAAGTGGGTTGGCCCGATCGCTTCCACCAGGGTTGTAGCGACCGCCTTAAAAAGCAAGGGTATAGCCGCCGGAACCGCCTCCGATCTGGCCGATCTCTCCGCCGGGGTTATCAAGGACGATATAGGTGACCAGTTGGCGGAAAAAGCGGGGATCAAAAAGATAGATAGAACTGCCAACAACGGTCAGAACATAAAAAAGCTTAACTCCGGCAGGGTGGACATCTGGATTTACGAGGAGAACGTGGCTCTTTGGCAGCTCAAGGACATGGGGTTCGATCCGGCCGATTATGAAACCGTATATGTTTTGGAGGCCGGACGTCTGGACTACGCCTTCCACAAGGACACCGACCAGGCCCTTATAGATCAACTTCAGAAGGTGCTGGACGAGATGAAGGCCGACGGGTCCTATAAGGCGATAGTGGACAAATATCTGCGCTGA